The proteins below are encoded in one region of Cyclopterus lumpus isolate fCycLum1 chromosome 8, fCycLum1.pri, whole genome shotgun sequence:
- the LOC117735159 gene encoding uncharacterized protein LOC117735159: MATADSELKKILTELNHLSVKRRQLLERKKIQYIFHELKSRKEFEQTEEVASNLHEIHTIDDTLKQLAQRKAELQKRYEDILNAKDMKNEVSIASCQIEPDVPVPCVDIVYIGGPPNITAPAVILDTEHFPPYPCRTQCPECKQFIMTEIFTSVSSVTWLVCFTTAVIGCVAGCCFIPFCMKQFKSITHRCPECQTNIMTLKKL; the protein is encoded by the exons ATGGCCACGGCAGACAGCGAGCTGAAGAAGATATTGACCGAGTTAAACCATCTTTCAGTCAAGAGGAGACAACTTctggaaaggaaaaaaatccAGTACATATTTCACGAGTTGAAGAGTCGTAAAGAATTTGAACAAACAG aGGAGGTAGCCTCTAATCTGCATGAGATTCACACCATTGATGACACACTGAAACAACTGGCACAAAGGAAGGCAGAGCTCCAAAAAAGATACGAGGACATCCTAAATGCCAAAGATATGAAGAATG AGGTTAGCATCGCCTCCTGTCAGATTGAGCCTGATGTTCCTGTTCCTTGCGTTGACATTGTCTATATTGGCGGTCCACCTAACATCACTG CCCCGGCAGTGATCCTGGACACGGAGCACTTTCCACCGTATCCATGCAGGACACAGTGTCCTGAGTGTAAGCAGTTCATAATGACAGAGATCTTTACTTCCGTTAGCAGTGTCACATGGCTGGTGTGCTTCACGACAGCTGTGATTGG CTGCGTGGCCGGTTGTTGCTTCATTCCCTTCTGCATGAAACAGTTTAAATCGATCACACACAGATGTCCTGAGTGTCAAACGAATATCATGACTTTAAAAAAGCTCTGA